One Pseudomonas rhizophila DNA window includes the following coding sequences:
- a CDS encoding baseplate J/gp47 family protein has protein sequence MSMLIPGQNQLAEPAIVTVEAFEDLLAEFKTFVVEYVAARSPASAAKLVDSLENESELLTLALEAFCVRLQTHERKYNARIKQMLAWWATGTNLDARLADMGLERQLLDPGDPAAFPPIPPVYESDDDARLRYYLAPHAPAAGSRMQYRREIFTLGERPVVKVENASAGVVTVTYTFNPDGYAAQVKDGNGRRTAPGEVTVTVLSREGDGTPSETLLEGVRQHFARPDVRPETDHIIVQAAQIKPYKIRVVAKINAGPDSGLTQVAAQQQLQAYAEACHHLEGRVDPSWIDYTLHSAGAVQLQILEPLEPIVTTAFQAPYCTGVEVEVDTL, from the coding sequence ATGAGCATGTTGATACCCGGCCAGAACCAATTGGCCGAACCGGCAATCGTCACTGTCGAAGCGTTCGAAGACTTGCTCGCAGAGTTCAAGACCTTCGTGGTCGAGTACGTCGCCGCACGCTCTCCCGCCAGCGCGGCGAAGCTGGTGGACAGCCTCGAAAACGAAAGCGAATTGCTGACCCTGGCCCTGGAGGCGTTCTGCGTCCGCCTGCAAACCCACGAACGCAAATACAACGCCCGCATCAAGCAGATGCTGGCGTGGTGGGCCACGGGGACCAACCTCGATGCGCGCCTCGCGGACATGGGCCTCGAACGCCAGTTGCTCGATCCTGGCGACCCGGCAGCATTCCCGCCCATCCCTCCGGTTTACGAGAGCGATGATGACGCCCGCTTGCGCTATTACCTGGCGCCCCATGCCCCGGCGGCCGGCTCGCGCATGCAGTATCGGCGGGAGATTTTTACCTTGGGTGAACGGCCCGTCGTGAAGGTGGAAAACGCCTCGGCCGGTGTCGTGACGGTTACCTACACCTTCAACCCGGATGGCTATGCGGCGCAGGTCAAGGACGGTAATGGACGCCGCACCGCGCCGGGAGAAGTCACGGTCACGGTGCTGTCCCGGGAGGGCGATGGCACACCGTCCGAGACACTCCTTGAGGGTGTTCGTCAGCACTTCGCTCGTCCTGATGTGCGACCGGAGACGGATCACATCATCGTTCAGGCTGCGCAAATCAAACCCTACAAAATCCGCGTCGTGGCGAAGATCAATGCCGGCCCGGATTCGGGCTTGACCCAGGTTGCGGCACAACAGCAGCTGCAGGCGTACGCCGAGGCCTGTCATCACTTGGAGGGCCGGGTGGACCCGAGTTGGATCGACTACACGCTGCACAGCGCGGGGGCGGTTCAGTTGCAGATTCTCGAACCGCTCGAGCCGATTGTGACAACGGCTTTTCAAGCTCCGTACTGCACGGGTGTCGAGGTCGAGGTGGATACGTTATGA
- a CDS encoding phage tail protein I, with product MSDDTPRPSLLPANSSPLEKALDLGFARLLERIDPPFPELMNPVATPSAFLPYLAADRGVSEWSSAAPEAEKRLTVELAWPTARQAGTRKALENAAKGLQLMPEVRAWHEQTPPGPPYSFYVRAFTEQPYSEAIDARLDRRLADAKSERDTLTVSVGLSAFGRHVIGAATVCGELTTVYPIVIEGLEASGQAFKAAALYTVETSTIYPQGS from the coding sequence ATGAGTGACGACACACCTCGCCCAAGCCTGCTGCCGGCCAACAGTTCGCCGCTGGAAAAGGCGCTCGATCTGGGTTTCGCCCGGCTGCTGGAGCGTATCGATCCGCCGTTTCCCGAGTTGATGAACCCGGTGGCAACGCCCTCGGCGTTTCTGCCGTACCTCGCGGCGGATCGCGGGGTCAGTGAGTGGAGCTCTGCGGCGCCCGAAGCTGAAAAGCGCCTGACGGTTGAACTGGCCTGGCCCACCGCACGGCAAGCCGGGACGCGAAAGGCGCTGGAAAACGCCGCCAAGGGTTTGCAACTGATGCCTGAGGTGCGCGCTTGGCATGAGCAAACGCCCCCCGGCCCGCCCTACAGCTTTTACGTCAGGGCGTTTACCGAACAGCCCTACAGCGAAGCCATCGACGCCCGTCTCGACCGCCGTCTGGCCGACGCCAAAAGCGAGCGCGACACCTTGACGGTCTCTGTCGGCTTGAGTGCGTTCGGCCGTCACGTCATCGGCGCCGCCACGGTGTGCGGCGAACTCACCACGGTTTATCCGATTGTCATCGAAGGGCTTGAAGCCTCGGGCCAGGCCTTCAAGGCCGCCGCGCTCTACACCGTCGAAACCTCCACTATTTATCCACAGGGGTCCTAA
- a CDS encoding phage tail protein has protein sequence MADYYTLLTDAGIAYETACKAAGTPIKLSQISVGDGGGEVYNPAATATALKREVWRGPLNALFQDEKNPSWLLAEVTIPPDVGGWYVREAGIWTDTGILYAIVKYPESFKPVLATSGSGKEFYIRSIFETSNAELVTLLIDDTVVKATRAWVAGYVADELAKLDRKQSVRVATTANIVLSGAQAIDGIAVVAGNRVLVKSQTLAKDNGIYVAANSAWVRAKDADANAEVTSGLIVSVEEGTTLANTIWQLITDGGIVLGTTALAFQNITQGFAPINSPALVDPTANTPSIFDSSKLLATTEFVERAKGNYRGFLNATSNTTLVASTAFGSMVSCLGTFNITLPAANSGGAGGTVSLRNRGTGVVTILCPGSDNIKSGSLIKTTMVMPAGSTLDLTTDGTSGWWASGSAQIADSTAINSLIGNYSGVKIITSSTALTVNDTGCLIIGSAGLAGLDVTLPKLSTTTSGQSIIISAGAGSFNLRAFADDLISIGLSVLSVVPIDVFESIILVSHVGGWRVVSGTVLNKYSGMFSTSIGPSGSQDFPSGLIRQWGTFNAPSIASGAYVGLVITLPKAFPNGLLSASASVHSQGLCSAQPRPNGSSKTTVVVCVNNNSTLALTNTSGTWEYWGY, from the coding sequence ATGGCCGACTACTACACCCTGCTCACCGATGCGGGGATCGCCTACGAAACCGCCTGCAAGGCGGCGGGCACACCGATCAAGCTGTCGCAGATTTCCGTCGGTGACGGCGGCGGCGAAGTTTACAACCCGGCCGCAACCGCCACGGCGCTCAAACGCGAAGTGTGGCGCGGGCCACTCAATGCGCTGTTCCAGGATGAGAAAAACCCGAGCTGGTTGCTCGCTGAAGTCACCATCCCGCCCGACGTGGGCGGCTGGTATGTGCGTGAGGCCGGGATCTGGACCGATACCGGGATTCTGTATGCGATCGTCAAATATCCGGAGTCGTTCAAGCCGGTGTTGGCGACGTCGGGCTCAGGGAAAGAGTTTTATATCCGGTCGATTTTCGAGACCAGTAATGCTGAGTTGGTGACGTTGCTGATTGATGACACGGTGGTCAAGGCGACGCGGGCCTGGGTGGCCGGTTATGTGGCCGACGAACTCGCCAAGCTCGACAGGAAGCAGTCTGTACGGGTGGCGACGACGGCCAACATTGTTTTGAGTGGTGCGCAGGCGATTGATGGTATTGCCGTGGTTGCCGGGAATCGGGTGCTTGTTAAATCACAGACCTTGGCGAAAGACAACGGTATCTACGTTGCCGCGAACAGCGCTTGGGTTCGGGCAAAGGATGCTGATGCGAACGCCGAGGTTACTTCAGGATTGATTGTCTCGGTGGAGGAGGGCACGACGCTTGCCAATACGATCTGGCAGTTAATAACAGATGGTGGGATTGTTCTGGGTACTACGGCGTTGGCGTTTCAGAACATCACTCAAGGGTTTGCGCCGATTAACTCTCCAGCTCTGGTAGACCCTACGGCAAACACACCATCGATTTTCGATAGCAGCAAGTTGCTGGCCACTACCGAATTTGTAGAGCGCGCAAAAGGGAACTATCGAGGATTCCTTAACGCAACATCCAATACGACGCTGGTAGCTTCTACGGCGTTCGGTTCTATGGTGTCCTGCCTTGGGACGTTTAACATCACTCTACCTGCTGCCAACAGCGGCGGTGCAGGCGGAACAGTAAGTCTTCGAAACCGGGGGACGGGTGTAGTAACCATTCTTTGCCCAGGCTCAGACAATATTAAGTCGGGCAGTCTCATTAAAACTACGATGGTTATGCCCGCGGGTTCCACGCTGGATCTTACTACTGACGGCACCAGTGGATGGTGGGCATCAGGTTCCGCCCAGATTGCAGATTCGACAGCCATTAACTCCCTAATTGGAAACTATTCGGGCGTCAAGATCATTACATCATCAACAGCGCTGACGGTAAACGATACAGGATGTCTAATTATCGGATCCGCTGGGTTAGCTGGTTTAGATGTCACGTTGCCAAAGTTGTCAACGACAACATCAGGCCAGTCAATCATTATTTCCGCAGGTGCAGGAAGTTTCAATTTACGAGCCTTTGCGGACGACCTGATATCTATCGGATTATCTGTTCTCTCCGTAGTCCCTATTGATGTTTTCGAAAGCATCATATTGGTTTCCCATGTCGGTGGATGGAGGGTGGTTTCGGGGACCGTACTTAATAAGTACTCGGGGATGTTTTCCACTAGTATCGGGCCTAGTGGCAGTCAAGACTTTCCGAGCGGGCTGATCCGTCAATGGGGAACTTTTAACGCGCCCTCTATTGCAAGCGGTGCGTACGTCGGGCTAGTAATTACCTTGCCCAAAGCTTTCCCGAATGGTCTTCTTTCTGCCTCGGCGTCAGTTCATAGTCAAGGCTTGTGCAGTGCACAGCCGCGCCCGAACGGGTCTTCAAAAACCACAGTTGTCGTCTGTGTTAACAACAACTCCACGTTGGCGCTAACTAACACCAGTGGAACCTGGGAATATTGGGGATATTGA
- a CDS encoding phage tail assembly chaperone: MTVFFCAETGGFYPGEPYGDAVGKECVELSQGAYQALRDEIDQGKEIRVVNGWPQAFDRVIAPDQMIAFERSWRDSEIRSTEWLVARHREEQELGMAPTLNAEQFSELLSYRQTLRDWPQASDFPLLESRPIAPPWLADQPQ; this comes from the coding sequence ATGACTGTATTTTTTTGCGCAGAAACAGGCGGCTTTTATCCCGGAGAGCCTTATGGCGATGCGGTCGGGAAGGAGTGTGTAGAGCTTTCTCAGGGGGCGTACCAAGCCTTGAGAGATGAGATTGATCAAGGCAAAGAAATAAGGGTCGTCAATGGTTGGCCTCAGGCCTTTGACCGGGTGATAGCGCCTGATCAAATGATTGCCTTCGAGCGTAGCTGGCGCGATTCTGAAATTCGAAGCACTGAATGGTTGGTCGCACGTCACCGTGAAGAACAGGAGTTAGGAATGGCGCCTACGTTGAATGCAGAGCAATTTTCCGAGTTGCTCTCCTACCGCCAGACGCTTCGGGACTGGCCGCAAGCGTCTGACTTTCCTTTGTTGGAGTCGCGGCCGATTGCACCCCCTTGGCTCGCTGACCAACCCCAATAA
- a CDS encoding tail protein, which translates to MAEVLNFEHNGITVNATESPEAMGGLGDNVIGLVGTAPNANLLIPKNTPFRINSFTTQAQLDPTGAEAGTLFQAVYQILKVVKVPVYVVIVEEGATPADTQNNVIGGIEPETGRKLGLAALSGVAEDLTIIGAPGFTGTKAVASEFASFGKRIKARVVLDGKDAAVADQVTYSQELGGADLGFDRCLVVHNMPAVYSKAAKKNVFLAPSSLAIAALAKVKQWESPGNQVTYAEDVSRTVEYNILDTSTEGDLLNRYGVCYYARTILGGFSLLGNRSVTGKFISYVGLEDAISRKLVKAGQKAMAKNLTKSFMDQEVKRINDWLQTLVADETIPGGSVYLHPELNSVEKYKNGTWYVVIDYGRYAPNEHMIYQLNARDEIIEQFLEDVL; encoded by the coding sequence ATGGCTGAGGTTTTGAACTTCGAGCACAACGGCATCACCGTCAATGCCACTGAATCTCCCGAGGCCATGGGTGGCCTGGGTGACAACGTCATCGGGCTGGTCGGCACCGCGCCGAATGCCAATCTGCTGATTCCGAAAAACACCCCATTTCGCATCAACAGCTTCACCACTCAGGCCCAGTTGGACCCGACCGGTGCTGAGGCGGGGACGCTGTTTCAGGCGGTTTACCAGATCCTCAAAGTGGTCAAGGTGCCGGTCTACGTGGTCATCGTCGAAGAGGGCGCCACACCGGCCGATACGCAGAACAACGTGATTGGCGGCATCGAGCCCGAGACCGGGCGCAAACTCGGTCTGGCGGCGCTCAGTGGGGTCGCTGAAGACCTGACCATCATCGGCGCGCCAGGCTTCACCGGCACCAAGGCGGTGGCGAGCGAGTTCGCCTCGTTCGGCAAGCGTATCAAGGCGCGCGTGGTGCTCGACGGCAAGGACGCGGCAGTTGCTGATCAAGTGACCTACAGCCAGGAACTGGGCGGCGCGGACCTCGGTTTCGACCGTTGCCTGGTGGTGCACAACATGCCAGCGGTGTACTCGAAAGCGGCGAAGAAAAATGTCTTCCTGGCGCCGTCGAGCCTGGCCATCGCCGCGCTGGCCAAGGTCAAGCAATGGGAGAGCCCGGGCAACCAGGTGACCTACGCCGAAGACGTGTCGCGCACCGTGGAATACAACATCCTCGACACCTCCACCGAAGGTGATCTGCTCAACCGCTACGGCGTTTGCTACTACGCCCGGACCATTCTCGGCGGCTTCTCGCTGCTGGGTAACCGCTCCGTCACTGGCAAGTTCATCAGCTACGTCGGCCTTGAAGATGCCATCAGCCGCAAGCTGGTGAAAGCCGGCCAAAAGGCCATGGCCAAGAACCTGACCAAATCTTTCATGGACCAGGAGGTCAAGCGCATCAACGACTGGCTGCAAACCCTGGTCGCCGACGAAACCATCCCCGGCGGCAGCGTGTACCTGCACCCGGAATTGAACAGCGTCGAGAAGTACAAGAACGGCACCTGGTACGTGGTCATCGACTACGGCCGCTACGCGCCGAACGAACACATGATTTATCAACTCAATGCCCGCGATGAAATCATCGAGCAGTTCCTGGAGGACGTTCTCTAA
- a CDS encoding phage major tail tube protein: MFTNRVRQAIAATLQGLPLSATVEEFSPPKIEFDMEAMVGGRFIAEEMAKSGKVLNATLVLQGAGPEIMLALGVQLGDDILLNVREAGQDQDGNTWFTYHTVGGKLKSLEEAKLKMGDKPTTTLELACRTYNRLENGVPVIDIDVRTQKFVLNGVDILGDARRAVLLP, translated from the coding sequence ATGTTTACCAACCGCGTAAGACAGGCCATCGCGGCCACCCTGCAAGGCCTGCCGTTGTCGGCGACGGTGGAAGAGTTCAGCCCGCCGAAGATCGAATTCGACATGGAGGCGATGGTCGGTGGACGCTTCATTGCCGAAGAAATGGCCAAGAGCGGCAAGGTGCTGAACGCTACCCTCGTACTGCAAGGGGCCGGGCCGGAAATCATGCTCGCCCTGGGTGTGCAGTTGGGCGACGACATTCTGCTGAACGTGCGTGAAGCCGGTCAGGATCAGGATGGCAACACTTGGTTCACCTACCACACCGTCGGCGGCAAGCTCAAATCCCTGGAAGAGGCCAAGCTGAAGATGGGCGACAAACCCACCACGACACTTGAGCTGGCCTGCCGTACCTACAACCGTCTCGAAAATGGTGTCCCGGTGATCGACATCGACGTGCGCACCCAGAAGTTCGTGCTCAACGGCGTCGACATCCTCGGCGACGCCCGTCGTGCGGTGTTGTTGCCCTAA
- a CDS encoding phage tail assembly protein, giving the protein MSWTPPVHVLLSPITGDDGAQIEQLQLKPLHYAAQKDALARAGDDEDDQFFELAKLATGLSVKELDQLKRPDYVSIAQYVHEMSARPASHFLESTDGAAVDPDQVQLLQTLNVAGRSLTSLTLEMPVLRATKAMKKLKTAKERAEFITAHCTGLMIPDLDLLTVPDWTQLQVRIDDFLNKPADFFRSATSK; this is encoded by the coding sequence ATGTCCTGGACACCTCCTGTTCACGTCTTGCTGTCGCCGATCACCGGTGATGACGGGGCGCAAATTGAGCAGCTTCAGCTCAAGCCGCTGCACTACGCTGCACAGAAAGACGCCCTGGCCCGTGCCGGCGACGATGAGGACGACCAGTTTTTCGAGCTGGCCAAATTGGCCACCGGCCTGTCGGTCAAGGAGCTGGATCAGCTCAAGCGCCCGGACTACGTGAGCATTGCGCAATACGTGCACGAAATGTCCGCTCGCCCGGCGTCCCACTTTCTGGAATCGACGGATGGCGCAGCAGTCGACCCCGACCAGGTGCAACTGCTCCAAACGCTCAACGTCGCTGGCCGCAGCCTGACCTCGCTGACCCTGGAAATGCCCGTGCTGCGAGCGACCAAGGCGATGAAAAAACTGAAGACGGCCAAGGAACGCGCCGAGTTCATCACCGCCCATTGCACCGGCCTGATGATTCCCGATCTGGACCTGCTGACCGTGCCCGACTGGACACAGCTTCAGGTACGCATCGACGATTTTTTAAACAAACCGGCGGACTTCTTTCGGAGCGCGACATCGAAGTGA
- a CDS encoding phage tail tape measure protein, translated as MANDKYSLKYAAFNESGLAFGNTSLTSGVAAQGAFAGNQLSSLDLVLEKLGLKLGLLTTAIESLTVKLSAQRLFSQTMGAGAKGESASEPKGKSGGGIEPPVLLKPAIAMDSAMADLKKASQFGPRQIQQVAESTQQIATAPLVAAGGTTAVEVVRMQSLAARKGIGSDVHDASERQLVLSNFASDAGVTAAAFEMPAMKAAEMLADWRISMKLSGAQAFDLADAANQLGKLPNGAKAAEIGAVLQHDGAAATTAGLAPAQAAALTAALLNTGTQQAEAGVALDSFTTALGKGDQASATEQTAWKQLGLAPTAVASGLRDKDTASGTVMTVLAALNAQPADKRSALAGTLFGNGDEAVLRMAQKLPDVNAAFLQVKDPGQYATSQLGNDGSVRQDALALSKTQQGQLNILNARSERLSVATGNALMPSADTSSQWLGSLADGMSELAESSPKATAAIVLVAAAIKPLVGVLLKAVVDEMSSQVAKRVLGRAAPHLPGRLGEVISEDLRNPRVGKLDTSNANQRPESTRRPRGSQGGAGRFSLAPTASLRSMTRKAPGPLKVVGAVADVAEGVLTGDKRMMGAGLGAAGGGWAGAAAGSAAGAALGSVVPVIGTAIGGLIGGLLGGWLGSDAGASLGEKLVAPTDRLAAPEQVSKDLTSTPTSTHQNTMTANIYINGQDQASASQLANLVVQQLSGQFGLTTMPNSLAMRSDAALTDGGT; from the coding sequence ATGGCGAACGATAAATATTCGCTCAAATACGCAGCCTTCAATGAGAGCGGGCTGGCGTTCGGTAATACCAGCCTCACGAGTGGTGTGGCAGCGCAAGGTGCGTTCGCCGGGAATCAGCTGTCGAGCCTCGATCTGGTGCTGGAAAAACTCGGGCTCAAACTCGGGTTGTTGACCACGGCGATTGAGTCGCTGACCGTGAAACTGTCGGCGCAACGATTGTTCTCCCAAACGATGGGCGCCGGCGCCAAGGGTGAGTCGGCCAGTGAGCCCAAGGGTAAGTCGGGTGGCGGTATCGAACCACCGGTGCTGCTCAAACCGGCGATAGCGATGGATTCGGCCATGGCCGATCTGAAAAAGGCCAGCCAATTCGGGCCGCGTCAGATTCAGCAGGTGGCTGAGTCAACCCAGCAGATCGCCACCGCACCGCTGGTGGCGGCCGGGGGCACCACGGCGGTTGAAGTGGTGAGGATGCAAAGCCTGGCGGCCAGGAAAGGCATCGGTAGCGATGTGCACGATGCCTCGGAGCGACAGTTGGTCCTGTCGAACTTCGCCTCGGATGCTGGCGTCACTGCGGCGGCGTTCGAGATGCCGGCCATGAAGGCCGCCGAAATGCTGGCCGACTGGCGCATCTCCATGAAGCTCAGCGGCGCACAAGCCTTTGACTTGGCGGATGCCGCCAACCAACTGGGCAAATTACCCAATGGTGCGAAAGCGGCTGAGATCGGCGCGGTCTTGCAGCATGACGGTGCCGCTGCGACGACGGCGGGCCTGGCCCCTGCACAAGCCGCCGCGTTGACGGCGGCATTGCTCAATACCGGTACCCAACAAGCTGAAGCCGGGGTGGCGCTGGATAGTTTCACGACGGCCCTGGGCAAGGGTGACCAGGCCTCCGCCACCGAGCAAACGGCCTGGAAACAGCTGGGTCTGGCGCCCACGGCGGTGGCGAGCGGCTTGCGTGACAAGGACACGGCGTCTGGCACGGTGATGACGGTGCTGGCGGCCTTGAACGCGCAACCGGCCGACAAGCGCTCGGCCCTTGCCGGCACGCTCTTCGGCAATGGCGATGAGGCGGTGCTGCGCATGGCGCAGAAACTGCCTGATGTGAACGCAGCCTTCTTGCAGGTGAAAGACCCAGGCCAATATGCCACGTCGCAATTGGGCAACGACGGCTCGGTGCGGCAGGACGCGTTGGCGCTGTCGAAAACCCAACAAGGCCAGCTGAACATCCTCAACGCCCGTAGCGAGCGTTTGTCGGTGGCTACGGGAAATGCCCTGATGCCTTCGGCGGATACCTCGTCCCAGTGGCTGGGTTCGCTGGCCGATGGCATGAGTGAATTGGCTGAATCCTCACCTAAAGCCACCGCTGCAATTGTGCTTGTTGCCGCAGCGATCAAACCGCTGGTGGGTGTGCTGCTCAAGGCCGTAGTGGATGAAATGTCCAGTCAGGTGGCCAAGCGAGTGCTGGGTAGGGCCGCCCCGCACCTTCCCGGCCGATTGGGTGAGGTGATCTCCGAAGATCTCAGAAATCCTCGTGTGGGCAAGCTGGATACAAGCAATGCCAACCAGCGTCCCGAATCCACGAGAAGGCCACGAGGCTCACAGGGAGGCGCAGGGCGTTTTTCACTCGCGCCAACGGCCTCATTGCGCTCGATGACTCGCAAGGCGCCCGGCCCGTTGAAAGTCGTCGGCGCCGTCGCTGATGTAGCCGAGGGAGTGCTCACCGGCGACAAACGGATGATGGGCGCAGGCCTGGGAGCCGCAGGTGGCGGCTGGGCAGGCGCTGCCGCAGGTTCCGCGGCCGGTGCCGCTTTGGGCAGCGTCGTTCCGGTGATCGGCACTGCCATTGGTGGGCTGATCGGCGGACTGCTGGGCGGTTGGTTGGGGAGCGATGCCGGGGCGTCTCTGGGCGAAAAACTCGTCGCACCCACCGACAGACTCGCCGCTCCAGAGCAGGTCAGCAAAGACCTGACCAGCACCCCGACAAGCACTCATCAGAACACCATGACCGCAAACATCTACATCAACGGCCAGGACCAGGCCAGTGCCAGTCAGTTGGCCAACCTGGTTGTGCAACAGCTCTCGGGCCAGTTCGGCCTGACAACCATGCCCAACTCACTCGCCATGCGCAGTGATGCGGCGCTGACTGACGGAGGTACGTGA
- a CDS encoding phage tail protein produces the protein MRQQMALGSFIFGLSRNFAYHSLVRTSDGGWKSIDILTSKPKSSQVGQGLQALTITGKSMYATAMDRLDELRALQARRAPVPLVDGIGRNWGLWQINKVSETQTEVIDDGTAMVVGWVIELTEFANA, from the coding sequence ATGCGTCAGCAAATGGCACTGGGCAGTTTCATTTTCGGTCTGTCCAGAAACTTCGCCTACCACTCCTTGGTCCGCACCTCGGATGGCGGTTGGAAAAGCATCGACATCCTCACCAGCAAACCCAAATCCAGTCAGGTCGGTCAAGGGCTGCAAGCGCTGACGATCACCGGCAAGTCGATGTACGCCACTGCCATGGACCGACTCGATGAGCTGCGTGCATTACAGGCCCGACGCGCTCCGGTGCCGTTGGTTGACGGCATCGGCCGCAACTGGGGGCTGTGGCAGATCAACAAGGTGTCGGAAACCCAGACCGAGGTCATTGATGACGGCACCGCGATGGTGGTCGGCTGGGTGATTGAATTGACGGAGTTCGCCAATGCGTAG
- a CDS encoding tail protein X — translation MRRVRSIAGDSVNLLLYRELERCDDAAEEALWRLNPKLAEWGPVLPAGVWIVLPEVDLQPVAPTPVSAWD, via the coding sequence ATGCGTAGGGTTCGAAGTATCGCCGGTGATTCGGTGAATCTGTTGCTGTACCGCGAGCTTGAGCGTTGTGACGATGCCGCCGAAGAGGCGCTCTGGCGACTCAATCCGAAGCTGGCCGAGTGGGGGCCGGTATTGCCGGCGGGTGTATGGATTGTCCTGCCGGAAGTGGATCTACAACCCGTCGCACCCACACCGGTTTCGGCCTGGGATTAA
- a CDS encoding contractile injection system protein, VgrG/Pvc8 family, with product MSLGFTPAVEIYGANAALLNERLLSWTHIDAAGIESDQLTLTISLEGLEGLPSLGGKIGLRVGYLESGLVDKGEFVLTRRTPTLFPLRLTLVATAAPFSAADQTGFKQRRSVSHGPTTLGALFRQLTSRHGFSPRVAPDLALIKIEHIDQSNETDMGFLTRLAHRYDAVAKPVNELYVLARRGQAKSLSGKVLPETKLSVTTNNRPGDNAFISAVLDDTARAKYQGCKASWWDAAAGKMRVEESGIAPFKTLRQRFQSANDARAAGEGEVRRMMREALKVAIECPGNPGLCAEGIVLLDASWPDFMRGRWSIDKVTASGDREKSYRSRIDATCLDAGA from the coding sequence ATGTCACTGGGTTTCACGCCAGCGGTGGAAATCTACGGTGCGAACGCGGCGCTGCTCAACGAACGCTTGCTCAGTTGGACGCACATCGACGCGGCGGGGATTGAGTCCGATCAACTGACGCTCACCATCAGCCTGGAAGGGCTTGAAGGATTGCCCAGCCTGGGCGGGAAAATCGGCCTGCGGGTCGGTTATCTGGAGTCGGGGCTGGTGGATAAAGGTGAGTTCGTCTTGACCCGGCGCACGCCGACGCTGTTTCCCCTGCGCCTGACGCTTGTCGCGACGGCGGCGCCGTTCAGTGCGGCCGATCAGACCGGTTTCAAGCAACGGCGATCCGTCAGTCATGGTCCGACGACCCTGGGCGCGCTGTTTCGTCAGTTGACCTCCAGACACGGGTTTTCCCCGCGTGTGGCGCCGGACCTGGCGCTGATAAAAATCGAGCACATCGATCAGTCCAACGAAACCGACATGGGTTTTCTGACGCGACTGGCTCACCGTTATGACGCCGTCGCCAAGCCGGTCAACGAGCTGTATGTGCTGGCGCGCCGGGGGCAGGCGAAGTCTTTGTCGGGCAAAGTCCTGCCCGAGACAAAACTGTCGGTGACGACGAATAACCGCCCGGGCGACAACGCCTTTATCTCCGCCGTCCTGGATGACACCGCCCGGGCGAAATACCAGGGCTGCAAGGCCAGTTGGTGGGATGCGGCGGCAGGGAAAATGCGCGTCGAGGAGAGCGGCATCGCGCCGTTCAAGACCCTTCGCCAGCGCTTTCAAAGCGCCAACGATGCTCGCGCCGCCGGTGAAGGCGAGGTACGCCGGATGATGCGCGAAGCACTCAAGGTGGCGATCGAATGCCCCGGCAATCCAGGCTTGTGCGCCGAAGGCATCGTGCTGCTGGACGCCTCCTGGCCGGACTTCATGCGCGGGCGCTGGTCGATCGACAAAGTCACCGCCAGCGGCGATCGGGAAAAAAGCTATCGCAGCAGGATTGATGCAACCTGCCTGGATGCCGGGGCCTAA
- a CDS encoding phage tail terminator protein has protein sequence MKITPILTQLREQCPALGNRVAAGFDLATLQADMPLQPPCAYVLPSADIASKNAAQNATLQAVRDRFDTVLVLDATDATKALDLLHDLRAELWRALVGFKPGGDYTGIEYDGSELVSINSSRVLYRLHFFAEFQLGRNLASQPAESWHERELDGLSSFTGATVRVDAIDPADPNLKRPGPDGRVELTFSGDVTP, from the coding sequence ATGAAGATCACTCCGATCCTCACGCAACTGCGTGAGCAATGTCCTGCGCTCGGCAATCGCGTGGCAGCAGGGTTTGACCTCGCCACGTTGCAAGCCGACATGCCGTTGCAACCCCCCTGCGCCTATGTCCTGCCAAGCGCCGACATTGCCAGCAAGAACGCCGCCCAGAACGCCACGCTGCAAGCGGTGCGTGACCGTTTCGACACCGTACTGGTGCTCGACGCCACCGATGCGACAAAAGCGCTGGATCTGTTGCACGACCTGCGCGCCGAACTGTGGCGGGCGCTGGTGGGGTTCAAGCCCGGTGGTGACTACACCGGCATCGAGTACGACGGCAGTGAACTGGTTTCCATCAACAGCAGCCGCGTGTTGTACCGGCTGCACTTTTTCGCCGAGTTCCAGCTGGGCCGCAATCTGGCGAGCCAGCCTGCCGAAAGCTGGCACGAGCGTGAACTGGACGGCTTGTCGTCCTTTACCGGGGCCACCGTGCGGGTCGATGCCATCGACCCGGCGGACCCCAACCTGAAACGTCCCGGCCCTGATGGGCGCGTGGAACTGACCTTCTCTGGAGACGTAACCCCATGA